GCGCTGCTTGGCCACTTTATAGATCTTGCAATAAACCAGAATCATGATGAGACCCGGAGCGAAGAAGGACACGAGGCAGGATGAGAGGATGTACCAGGTCTCATCGTTCAGCAGGCACTCCCGCTCGTCATGTTTGGTcatgaggagaggagggaaggagaTGATAGCAGATATTATCCAAACCACGGCGATCATGGACTTGATGCGCTTTGGTGTCCGCTTCAGGTTGTAGCTCACCGCCTTTGTCACGGACCAATAGCGGTCCAGGCTGATGGCGCACAGGTGCACGATGGATGAGGTGCAGAACAACACATCCAGAGCTAGATAAAAGGCGCACCAAGTACTCCCAAAGTACCAGTAGCCCATCACCTCATTGACAAGGGAGAAGGGGATGACCAGGGTGGCCACCAGGATGTCCGCACATGCAAGAGAGACAAGGAAAAGGTTCTGGGGCGCACGGAGAGCCCTGCTAGTGAGCACTGCTACAATCACCAACACATTGCCCAcaatggtcacaaaaatgatCACAGTGACCACCAGGATGATGAGCGCAGTGGCTACCTCCGTGTGTGGCAAAGCAAACGGTGCGTCGGTGGTGTTCTCATTGTTGGAAACGTTTTCCACCAACAGATCTAACGGGGTTAATTCCATTCTGACTGCAAATAGTCCTTTCGTATCATCTTTGTTATTTTGCACAGTTCTCCTTCCTAAAACAGCTAGGTGCGCTGCATGGAGACAGGTTGCGCGTAATGCTCCAGATCTGCGCAAACCTACATGAGACGCAAAGGCTGCAAAAACTAATCCTCTGAAATAGCAAAGCCTTCATCACCGGCCATTCAAATTGTTCTAGATACCAAGTCCCGACTGCATCACAAATGTGAGAAGAACAGACTTCACAATCCACAAAGGCTCCACGACAAAAGTCCTCCGATGGCACAGTGCCATGCG
This Amphiprion ocellaris isolate individual 3 ecotype Okinawa chromosome 13, ASM2253959v1, whole genome shotgun sequence DNA region includes the following protein-coding sequences:
- the adra2db gene encoding alpha-2Db adrenergic receptor codes for the protein MELTPLDLLVENVSNNENTTDAPFALPHTEVATALIILVVTVIIFVTIVGNVLVIVAVLTSRALRAPQNLFLVSLACADILVATLVIPFSLVNEVMGYWYFGSTWCAFYLALDVLFCTSSIVHLCAISLDRYWSVTKAVSYNLKRTPKRIKSMIAVVWIISAIISFPPLLMTKHDERECLLNDETWYILSSCLVSFFAPGLIMILVYCKIYKVAKQRSSTVFVAKNGLERQPSQSETCFVRKDRFEMESPSSQSSGSQQQGQGELDDIDLEESCCQSDTKTRHHRFTKRRKVEGSDCCPPQNCRLSWASARALQLYPEQKNPAVRQQLAAANKTKVAQMREKRFTFVLAVVMGVFVLCWFPFFFTYSLHAICRDSCYIPGALFNLFFWIGYCNSSVNPIIYTIFNRDFRKAFKKIICRTSKRT